Genomic segment of Malus domestica chromosome 15, GDT2T_hap1:
ACGACATTTCTACTCCCTGGGAAAACAAATATTTGAGAAATGAATCAGTTAACAAGCAGAATAAGCTGCACGCTATCAAAGAAAATATGCCTTCTAACAGTTGAAATGGACATTGCTGAATTAAAGACTGTCTAGATAGTTAACTGCTGTCAAATCACGATTGAGAAATTAACATCTCGGTTTAGATCAATCAACCAATGAAAAGTCTAATAGGAAACGCAAACAAATTATCAATACTACTTATACAAACCATGCTGCCACAGCACTAGCAGTTCACATAAGTGATCTAAGGTGAACAgtattatattcttttgacGGTTATCCTTTTTCATAAGAACTTCAGATGCTCACAATCACAACTAAGTGAAGGCTTGTGCCAATATGCGGTATAGGGAAGCAAGATGCACACAGACACTCCTATGCCCCAAGAGGCTGTCTCTGCAAATCAGGTCATTGGTGCAAGCCATACCATTCCACGAAGTCTCAATTTCAGATTGCTCACGAGTTCACCTTCAAAATCTTTTTTCCTGACTGCATATTGCCCAGAAAGCACCCTTGAGTGCCATCTTGTGGGATATGTAGTCCACATTTTATTAGATCATAAAATAATGACTGGTTGTTGGCAGGTACCATGATCCCCGATACACTCACAACTAGGCAATCAATCTCAGTTTAGCATGTCCCAGTAATACAAAGGGGCACCATTATAAAAAGGTAACAGAGGAACTGACTTAAGACCAAGTAAATGATGTCTCACTCGTGGAAATAGACGTCTTATTCACGTAAAAGCCATTAACTAAGTTCCAAACTTCAAAAAGGTAACCACTGAGATGAGCCAAGACAAGACTGATGCACATTAAAACTTCCATAGTACCAGTCATGATTGTGATCAAAACAGGATTCTAGTATGTTTGTATTCAGAAAGGCAACTCCGAAACACCTAATAAATTGCAATCTTCGTCTTTAcagtacataaaaaaaatattaaaaaatatatatattggaatTTCCCATTTTTGCAACTTAAGGTAAACAGAATCTCACCATTCTTAAGGGTTGTGCAGTCAATAGCATAAAGATAATCTGAAAATCATGACTAATAACACTCTGCTAGACACCTGGCTCCAAAATTGCTCTATCAGGAATCTCGTTTATTTGACACAAGAAGGTTGATAACATAAGAGGCACAATTTGGATGCAGCCTTAATTTGAAAAAATGAGCCACTAGAGGTAATTGGCCCCCAATAACGTTAAATAAAAAACTACGACAACTGCTAGACATTCGCCTAGTGTTGTTGACATTCACCTAGTGTTGTAGAGATATATTTACCAATTCGAAGCATCCTCCATGCCCAGATTTTTTAATCAAACCAATACAAGTTACCAAGCTTAACCAAGCACGCGGGACAACACCGAGTACTTGGCCTAGTAGCTTAGGTGTGGTTCATCCAAGTAAGGAAAACAAGCTCCAGCATTCTGCCAAGCTTAAGCGTAGTTCCTACGAACCTAAGTTTGTTAAACTATCAATACTCACTAGATTACATAGCaaaatgaaaatattgcttAATATCTTTCCATATTTGCACAAACTAGCAATCATATTCAAATCATTTACGGAGAGGGAAATGGGCAAGGATCATACCACTTGATGAGACAGCCAAACAGAAAATGCTGCATGATCGGAACCTTCCCCAACACCTCAGCCTTATACATCTTAAGCAACCCACTATTCACTTTGTTCCAATTAGGCACTCCGCTGATATCATCCAACAACGGTGAGTGCTCCGAAAATGGACccttcttcaccttcttcacAAACTTAACGCACGAAAGATACAAATACTCTTTCGAAAAATTCTCCACGATATCATCATTGTGAATTGACTTAGGCTTCATATACTTATGCCCGATCAACTGAGACGCCCCGAAAATAAACGGCAGGAAATGGTAGTCGTCGAGGCCCCAAACGCCGTGAGACCCCGCCGGCTCCAAGCAATACACCAACTGCAGCTTCCTCATCAAGTCCAAGTACTTGACAATAACTCGAGCCACGACAGCCGGATAATCTTCTTCTTTAATCACCCCCATTCTCGCCAGACAGTAGAGCCAAGCAGCGAAGTTGGTCTCGTGCCCTGTACCATAATCGATTCGGCTCGGGTTCCCGAAGCTATCAGTGAAATACGGGACGATCTCGATCGTAGAAGGGTGGAGATGCTCAGGGAGGAACTGCAGCatgagggagtggctggtttcGGACAACCGCTCGTGCCAGGAGCGGAATGAAACGTTGCCATACCGCGCGGCTTGCTGGGTGGGTGGGATTTCGTCGACCCATTGAATTAGGGTTTCGAGAATGGAGACAAGGGTGTTGACGACGTCAGATTGGTGACAAGGGTCGGAGATTTTCTTGGCGCGGATGGAATCGGAGAGAGCGGCGATGAATCCGACGAAGTGTTTGCCGGAGAAGGAGTCGTGGAAGCGGCGGAGATCGTCGGGGGACTGGATGACTTTGGAGGGGGATTGGAAGTGGAAGGGAGGGGAGATTTGGGGGACAGAGAGGGGTTGTGGGACAGGGGCGAGGATGATGGCCTGTTGGGAGTTAGGGTTTGGAGGGAAGTTGATGGCGGGAGCTCGGATTGGGCGGTAGTTTGGGGGAGGGGAGATGTCGGAGAAGGAGGGCGGGGGAGCGGCCATGGGGGTTGGGGCTCCGCATTTGCAGCAGGTTGGGGTGGAAATGgaggtggcggtggcggtggaaGATGGTGGAGATTCTAGGGATTTGGagtgttggtggtggtggtggtccgATTTGCAGGAAGTGGGTTGGGATTCCATTTTTGGAGGAAGTGCAGGGAGAAAAGAGTGGCAAACTCAAACTGGGAAGGTGGACGCTTTTCCGCAAAATGTCTTGTGCGCTGCGTTTTAAGACAGTTGGATCAAATACGGCGGCTTAAGATTAGATTGATATAAAAGAAGTTGCACGTTGAAACGTAACGTAACACCAAAAGCAGCAGACCATACCCAACATCAATTTtcaaaataagaaaacaaagatacatTATAAAACAAAGTTAGAGTATCACCACCGTGATCATATTAACCACCACCATCATCCTCGCAACCATGGACACCACCGCCTCCACGATCTCACTATAACAGTCAGCACCATTGCCACAGTCTCACCCTGACTACACCACCTGCACCTCGtcgccaccaccacctccaccgTTTCACTGTTGCGGCCACCTTCATCACCACCACGACGTCCCACCACATTCTCCACCCCGTTGCCCTGATCATGGCCACTACCACCTTCACTATTTACCCTCACTATTACCCCACTCCAACCACCATTGCTACCAACACTCCTCTCGTTTCTACCACCATCACTACCACCAACGGCACCATTACTTTACTACGAACACACAAGTTTACATTTTTATGACATTATAAATATTGGTACCATACGCGTTTTCAAAGTTTTTATTCTCAATACTCATCATAAGATATTAAACTACTAGACGCATTctcaaattataaaaataaaaaaatttatttgccCTTTTCGTTTTACACAGCAGTTGTTCAAAAATTGTTTTGCATTAAGTTACCGAACACGTCCTTAATTTCTCCAAAACCTTTATTTTGATGTCTCGCAGATTAAGAACACAACTTTAATTTGATAAGAAAATTCAAGAATAAATTATGGCCAGGCCACCATTCAATTCTTGGGTTTGGAGAAATTATATCCAAATTCCATTTCAGTTGCCGCAACTCTGTCACCTACGTTCGATGAGTAGGTTCCGAAAGAGGAGGGAGATCTGGTCATGGGGAGGGTGCGATGATGGAAAGAGCATGATATTGAAAGTCGATATGAGTCCACTACttagtttttctgtttttttgagTTCTGGGTGGCGTTGTACTTGGTGGTGGTGGCATTGTGACTACAAGTAACAGA
This window contains:
- the LOC103402307 gene encoding uncharacterized protein, which translates into the protein MESQPTSCKSDHHHHQHSKSLESPPSSTATATSISTPTCCKCGAPTPMAAPPPSFSDISPPPNYRPIRAPAINFPPNPNSQQAIILAPVPQPLSVPQISPPFHFQSPSKVIQSPDDLRRFHDSFSGKHFVGFIAALSDSIRAKKISDPCHQSDVVNTLVSILETLIQWVDEIPPTQQAARYGNVSFRSWHERLSETSHSLMLQFLPEHLHPSTIEIVPYFTDSFGNPSRIDYGTGHETNFAAWLYCLARMGVIKEEDYPAVVARVIVKYLDLMRKLQLVYCLEPAGSHGVWGLDDYHFLPFIFGASQLIGHKYMKPKSIHNDDIVENFSKEYLYLSCVKFVKKVKKGPFSEHSPLLDDISGVPNWNKVNSGLLKMYKAEVLGKVPIMQHFLFGCLIKWE